A genomic segment from Streptomyces antibioticus encodes:
- a CDS encoding peptidoglycan recognition protein family protein yields the protein MWSKVHWGVAGVVAIASLQAFLPSAHGQDRPRTPASAGARSEERAVVVTPDKRGAVLRAVATRPFSMLGVTWDDPAVRLVGTVEVRTRAAETGEWSEWRTLDSEEGQGDETALRGGTDPLWVGLSDGAEVRVAASADEVSALPAGLQLDLIDPGRDAPAPQSARLPAAPAQGAPGTASAPRPAIVLRAGWGADESISPAAPAYLAGGKVKAVVVHHTADSNSFTCAQAPAVLRGIYAYHVQQLGWKDIGYNFLVDPCGTIYEGRKGGVDRPVLAAHAYGFNSQTTGVAVLGTYTTAAPSEAVLSSVARLAAWKLGQYGVDPTGTTTLTAGADGTNYFRKSWKLGAQLNFSTIHGHRDGYNTLCPGDQLYAELPTIRALAASSTVKTADEQPVPTPVPGSGD from the coding sequence ATGTGGAGCAAGGTGCACTGGGGTGTGGCGGGGGTCGTCGCGATCGCGTCCCTCCAGGCGTTCCTGCCGTCGGCCCACGGCCAGGACCGCCCTCGGACACCGGCCTCGGCAGGGGCGCGCAGCGAGGAGCGGGCCGTCGTGGTCACGCCCGACAAACGCGGCGCCGTACTGCGCGCCGTGGCCACCCGGCCGTTCAGCATGCTCGGCGTCACCTGGGACGATCCGGCGGTGCGCCTCGTCGGGACCGTGGAGGTGCGCACCCGCGCCGCCGAGACGGGCGAGTGGTCGGAGTGGCGCACGCTGGACAGTGAGGAGGGCCAGGGCGACGAGACGGCACTGCGCGGCGGCACCGACCCCCTGTGGGTGGGGCTCTCCGACGGCGCGGAGGTGCGGGTCGCCGCGTCGGCCGACGAGGTGTCCGCCCTGCCTGCGGGGCTGCAACTCGACCTGATCGACCCCGGGCGGGACGCCCCCGCCCCGCAGTCGGCCCGGCTCCCGGCCGCTCCCGCGCAGGGCGCCCCCGGTACGGCGTCCGCGCCCCGCCCGGCGATCGTCCTGCGCGCCGGATGGGGCGCCGACGAGTCGATCAGCCCGGCGGCCCCCGCCTATCTCGCGGGCGGCAAGGTCAAGGCGGTGGTCGTGCACCACACCGCCGACTCCAACAGCTTCACCTGCGCCCAGGCGCCGGCCGTGCTGCGGGGCATCTACGCCTACCACGTACAGCAGTTGGGCTGGAAGGACATCGGCTACAACTTCCTGGTCGACCCCTGCGGCACGATCTACGAGGGCCGCAAGGGCGGCGTCGACCGCCCGGTGCTCGCCGCCCACGCGTACGGCTTCAACTCCCAGACCACCGGCGTCGCCGTCCTCGGCACGTACACCACCGCCGCGCCCAGCGAGGCGGTCCTCAGCTCGGTGGCCCGGCTCGCGGCCTGGAAACTCGGCCAGTACGGCGTCGACCCCACCGGCACCACCACGCTCACCGCCGGGGCGGACGGTACCAACTACTTCCGCAAGTCCTGGAAGCTGGGCGCCCAGTTGAACTTCTCCACCATCCACGGCCACCGCGACGGCTACAACACCCTGTGCCCCGGCGACCAGCTCTACGCCGAACTCCCCACCATCCGCGCCCTGGCCGCGAGCAGCACGGTCAAGACGGCGGACGAGCAGCCGGTGCCGACGCCGGTCCCCGGAAGCGGTGACTGA
- a CDS encoding HipA family kinase yields MLREVTATRYIAPLRSGGSVPAVVEADDLGTYVVKFTGSAQGRKALVAEVIVGELARALGLRFPELVFVEFDPAVADEEPHQEVRDLHGASAGRNLGMDFLPGARDFTPEAAKTFPVDPLEAGRIVWLDALTVNVDRTVHSSNLMIWPTFGTVPPRLWLIDHGAALVFHHRWDASDPAKSYDFRHHALGHYGPDVRAADAELAPKVTEELLRGIVAEVPDAWLTDFATPDEAREAYVTYLHARVRASAEWLPTDFPSREELAAEQARRAARTERERPDWLKRVPDLHGKPAAEQDWSVHLT; encoded by the coding sequence ATGCTGAGAGAGGTCACCGCGACCCGGTACATCGCACCCCTGCGGTCGGGCGGCTCCGTGCCCGCGGTGGTCGAGGCGGACGACCTGGGGACGTACGTCGTCAAGTTCACCGGGTCGGCGCAGGGGCGGAAGGCGCTGGTCGCCGAGGTGATCGTCGGGGAGCTGGCGCGGGCGCTCGGGCTGCGCTTCCCCGAACTGGTGTTCGTGGAGTTCGATCCGGCCGTCGCCGACGAGGAGCCGCACCAGGAGGTGCGCGACCTGCACGGCGCGAGCGCGGGACGCAATCTCGGCATGGACTTCCTGCCGGGCGCCCGCGACTTCACCCCCGAGGCCGCGAAGACGTTCCCGGTGGACCCGCTGGAGGCCGGCCGGATCGTCTGGCTCGACGCCCTCACCGTGAACGTCGACCGGACGGTCCACAGCTCCAACCTGATGATCTGGCCGACCTTCGGGACCGTGCCCCCGCGCCTGTGGCTCATCGACCACGGCGCGGCGCTGGTCTTCCACCACCGTTGGGACGCCTCCGACCCCGCGAAGTCCTACGACTTCCGCCATCACGCCCTCGGCCACTACGGCCCCGACGTGCGCGCCGCCGACGCGGAACTCGCGCCGAAGGTCACCGAGGAGCTGCTGCGCGGGATCGTCGCCGAGGTCCCGGACGCCTGGCTCACCGACTTCGCGACGCCGGACGAGGCCCGGGAGGCGTACGTGACGTATCTCCACGCGCGCGTGCGGGCCTCCGCGGAGTGGCTGCCCACCGACTTCCCCAGCCGGGAGGAACTCGCCGCCGAGCAGGCCCGGCGTGCGGCGCGGACGGAACGAGAACGGCCGGACTGGCTCAAGCGGGTCCCCGACCTGCACGGCAAGCCGGCCGCCGAACAGGATTGGTCGGTGCACCTCACATGA
- a CDS encoding SelT/SelW/SelH family protein: MTDERRVEIEYCTQCRWLPRAAWLAQELLTTFEAELTELSLKPGKGGVFVVRVGDEVVWDRREQGFPEPTAVKRLVRDRVAPGKSLGHSDTPA; encoded by the coding sequence ATGACGGACGAGCGGCGGGTCGAGATCGAGTACTGCACCCAGTGCCGCTGGCTGCCGCGTGCCGCCTGGCTGGCCCAGGAGCTGCTGACGACCTTCGAGGCCGAGCTGACCGAGCTGTCGCTGAAGCCGGGCAAGGGCGGTGTCTTCGTCGTGCGGGTCGGTGACGAGGTGGTCTGGGACCGCCGCGAGCAGGGTTTCCCGGAGCCTACGGCGGTCAAGCGGCTGGTCCGCGACCGAGTGGCCCCGGGGAAGTCCCTGGGCCACTCGGACACACCCGCGTGA
- a CDS encoding pyridoxal phosphate-dependent aminotransferase, translating to MEFRQSNKLSEVCYEIRGPVIEHADALEAAGHSVLRLNTGNPALFGFEAPEEILQDMIRMLPQAHGYTDSRGILSARRAVAQRYQDLGLEVGVDDVFLGNGVSELVSMAVQALVEDGDEILIPAPDFPLWTAVTTLAGGKAVHYLCDEQADWYPDLDDMAAKITDRTKAVVIINPNNPTGAVYPKEIVEGILDLARRHGLMVFADEIYDQILYDDAVHHSAAALAPDLVVLTFCGLSKTYRVAGFRSGWLVVTGPRQHARDYLEGLTMLASMRLCANAPAQYAIQAALGGRQSIRDLTAPGGRLHEQRDVAWEKLNEIPGVSCVKPKGALYAFPRIDPKVHPIHDDEKFVLDLLLREKIQVVQGTGFNWPAPDHFRVLTLPHADDLEAAIGRIGRFLSGYRQ from the coding sequence ATGGAGTTCCGGCAGTCCAACAAGCTGAGCGAGGTCTGTTACGAGATCCGCGGCCCGGTGATCGAGCACGCCGACGCGCTGGAGGCGGCGGGCCACAGCGTGCTCCGCCTCAACACCGGCAACCCCGCGCTCTTCGGGTTCGAGGCGCCGGAGGAGATCCTCCAGGACATGATCCGCATGCTGCCGCAGGCGCACGGCTACACCGACTCGCGCGGCATCCTCTCCGCCCGCCGCGCGGTCGCCCAGCGCTACCAGGACCTGGGCCTGGAGGTCGGCGTCGACGACGTCTTCCTCGGCAACGGCGTGTCCGAGCTGGTCTCCATGGCCGTACAGGCGCTGGTGGAGGACGGCGACGAAATCCTCATCCCCGCCCCCGACTTCCCCCTCTGGACGGCGGTGACCACCCTCGCGGGCGGCAAGGCGGTCCACTACCTGTGCGACGAACAGGCCGACTGGTACCCCGACCTGGACGACATGGCGGCGAAGATCACCGACCGCACCAAGGCCGTCGTCATCATCAACCCCAACAACCCCACCGGCGCGGTGTATCCGAAGGAGATCGTCGAGGGCATCCTCGATCTGGCCCGCCGGCACGGCCTGATGGTGTTCGCCGACGAGATCTACGACCAGATCCTGTACGACGACGCCGTCCACCACTCGGCCGCCGCCCTCGCCCCCGATCTGGTGGTGCTGACCTTCTGCGGTCTGTCGAAGACGTACCGGGTGGCGGGCTTCCGTTCCGGCTGGCTGGTGGTGACCGGACCCCGGCAGCACGCGCGCGACTATCTGGAGGGCCTGACCATGCTGGCCTCCATGCGCCTGTGCGCCAACGCGCCCGCCCAGTACGCCATCCAGGCCGCGCTCGGCGGCCGGCAGTCCATCCGCGACCTCACCGCGCCGGGCGGCAGGCTCCATGAACAGCGCGACGTGGCCTGGGAGAAGCTCAACGAGATCCCCGGCGTCTCCTGTGTGAAGCCCAAGGGCGCGCTGTACGCGTTCCCGCGCATCGATCCCAAGGTGCATCCGATCCACGACGACGAGAAGTTCGTCCTCGATCTGCTGCTGCGCGAGAAGATCCAGGTGGTGCAGGGCACGGGCTTCAACTGGCCCGCCCCCGACCACTTCCGCGTCCTCACCCTCCCCCACGCGGACGACCTGGAGGCGGCCATCGGACGGATCGGCAGGTTCCTGAGCGGATACCGGCAGTAG
- a CDS encoding histidine phosphatase family protein, producing the protein MGDLFLVRHGETEWSRSGRHTGWTDVPLTEHGRDEARRLVPMIRSHRIGAAFVSPLQRARETAELIGLRDFRIDTDLREWDYGGYEGVTTVQIHRERPDWFLFTDGVAPGPPEHPGESPDEVGERADRMLAKIDAAHANTEGCVVLVAHGHFLRVLTARRLGLPASEGAHFQLATGTLSRLGTEHGRPVIAAWNVRPGP; encoded by the coding sequence ATGGGTGATCTTTTTCTCGTGCGGCACGGTGAGACCGAGTGGTCGCGGTCCGGTCGGCACACCGGGTGGACCGACGTCCCGCTGACCGAACACGGCCGGGACGAGGCGCGGCGGCTGGTGCCGATGATCCGCTCGCACCGGATCGGGGCCGCGTTCGTCAGCCCGCTCCAGCGCGCGCGGGAGACCGCCGAGCTGATCGGGCTGCGCGACTTCCGGATCGACACCGACCTGCGCGAGTGGGACTACGGCGGCTACGAGGGCGTCACGACCGTACAGATCCACCGGGAGCGGCCCGACTGGTTCCTGTTCACGGACGGGGTCGCGCCCGGGCCGCCCGAGCATCCCGGGGAGAGCCCGGACGAGGTCGGGGAGCGGGCCGACCGGATGCTGGCCAAGATCGACGCGGCGCACGCCAACACCGAGGGGTGTGTGGTGCTGGTGGCGCACGGGCACTTCCTGCGGGTGCTGACCGCCAGGCGGCTCGGGCTGCCCGCCTCCGAGGGCGCGCACTTCCAGCTCGCCACCGGGACCCTGTCCCGGCTGGGCACCGAGCACGGGCGGCCGGTGATCGCCGCCTGGAATGTCAGACCCGGGCCGTAG
- a CDS encoding IucA/IucC family protein: MHRPPTAAEAEVAAELAAELAVVRPDLGPRFTAALPGARAAVLTRLWRALAHEPLPWIAGRERGAEGLTLRLRDGRRLHGPLSDPYATTAYVGQVRLDGVAYDDPARLTAALRVPHGDGFAVELGHSVASLALSRAGQPTAGVHSKEWPVHDWEWERRVVDGHPYHPNCRSRPGFTVAEELAYGPEHGPVVRLGLLPVPVAECLVSGEWPAELRDGRRLVLPVHPWQAAHVLKRTCEQGVSAHPLMSLRTLALPDGPHVKTALSTRLTSSVRDISVGSVAASAALSAFGEILAARSDGLLHVTRTLGAATANSPDLAAVLRESPAVHGGPGEHVVPVAALATTGLPDSPAWSADFARLCLTVGLRLLELGVALEAHGQNLLVVLDPSGAPLRLVYRDLADIRVGPARLAAAGIPLPDELPARIRTDEVTALRRKLFGSLICGALAATLGSGAHLAAALEAAVRDLPPGPDLTALRGEPLPVKALTLMRLSPGSPGDQWTSLPNPLTATTA, encoded by the coding sequence GTGCACCGTCCCCCCACCGCCGCCGAGGCCGAGGTGGCCGCCGAACTCGCCGCCGAACTCGCCGTCGTACGGCCCGACCTCGGCCCCCGGTTCACGGCCGCGCTGCCCGGTGCCCGGGCGGCCGTGCTGACCCGGCTGTGGCGGGCCCTGGCGCATGAGCCGCTGCCCTGGATCGCGGGGCGGGAGCGGGGCGCGGAGGGCCTCACGCTGCGGCTGCGCGACGGGCGCCGCCTGCACGGCCCGCTGTCCGACCCGTACGCCACCACGGCGTATGTGGGCCAAGTGCGGCTGGACGGGGTGGCGTACGACGATCCCGCCCGGCTGACGGCGGCGCTGAGGGTGCCGCACGGCGACGGCTTCGCGGTCGAACTCGGCCACAGTGTCGCGTCCTTGGCGCTGTCACGGGCCGGGCAGCCGACTGCCGGGGTTCACTCGAAGGAGTGGCCGGTGCACGACTGGGAGTGGGAGCGCAGGGTGGTCGACGGGCACCCCTACCACCCCAACTGCCGTTCCCGGCCCGGATTCACGGTGGCGGAGGAGCTGGCCTACGGTCCGGAGCACGGGCCCGTGGTACGGCTGGGGCTGCTGCCGGTGCCGGTGGCGGAGTGTCTGGTGTCGGGCGAGTGGCCGGCCGAACTGCGGGACGGGCGGCGGCTGGTGCTCCCGGTGCATCCGTGGCAGGCGGCACACGTCCTCAAGCGCACCTGCGAACAGGGCGTCTCCGCGCACCCGTTGATGTCGTTGCGCACCCTCGCGCTGCCGGACGGACCGCATGTGAAGACGGCGTTGAGCACGCGTCTGACGTCCTCGGTCCGGGACATCTCCGTCGGCTCGGTGGCCGCTTCGGCGGCGCTGTCGGCGTTCGGGGAGATCCTGGCCGCCCGTTCGGACGGACTGCTGCACGTGACCCGGACCCTGGGCGCGGCCACCGCCAACTCACCCGACCTGGCGGCGGTGTTGCGCGAGTCGCCCGCCGTCCACGGCGGACCGGGCGAGCACGTCGTCCCGGTGGCCGCCCTCGCCACCACCGGCCTGCCCGACTCCCCCGCCTGGTCGGCCGACTTCGCGCGGCTGTGCCTCACGGTCGGACTGCGGCTGCTGGAGCTGGGCGTGGCCCTGGAGGCGCACGGACAGAACCTGCTGGTCGTGCTGGACCCGTCCGGCGCACCCCTGCGTCTGGTCTACCGCGACCTCGCCGACATCCGGGTGGGCCCGGCGCGACTGGCCGCCGCCGGGATCCCCCTGCCCGACGAACTCCCCGCCCGTATCCGCACCGACGAGGTGACGGCCCTGCGGCGCAAGCTCTTCGGCTCCCTGATCTGCGGCGCGCTCGCGGCCACCCTGGGCAGCGGCGCGCACCTTGCGGCGGCCCTGGAAGCGGCGGTGCGGGACCTGCCGCCCGGCCCCGATCTGACGGCCCTGCGCGGGGAACCCCTCCCGGTGAAGGCGCTGACGCTGATGCGTCTGTCCCCCGGCAGCCCCGGCGACCAGTGGACGAGCCTCCCCAACCCGCTGACCGCGACGACGGCTTGA
- a CDS encoding winged helix-turn-helix transcriptional regulator — protein MSPRRSYDQYCSAARALDVVGDRWTLLIVRELLAGPRRYTDLHADLPGVSTDVLAGRLKDMERDGLATRRRLPPPGAAFVYELTARGRELLPVLQALGAWGEAELGERRPTDALRAHWFALPLLRGLEGEGLVEVRLEEGDFHLHVGTVEGPVHGDGRAPREPDARLTLDADTAAAVARGELAVPDAVRAGRIEVTGDGTLAKELREA, from the coding sequence ATGTCACCTCGCCGAAGCTACGACCAGTACTGTTCCGCCGCCCGCGCCCTCGACGTCGTGGGTGACCGCTGGACCCTGCTGATCGTCCGGGAGCTGCTCGCCGGCCCGCGCCGCTACACGGATCTGCACGCCGACCTGCCGGGCGTCAGCACGGACGTGCTCGCCGGACGGCTGAAGGACATGGAGCGCGACGGCCTGGCCACCCGGCGCCGGCTGCCCCCGCCCGGCGCGGCCTTCGTGTACGAACTCACCGCACGTGGCCGGGAGTTGCTGCCGGTGCTGCAAGCGCTCGGGGCCTGGGGCGAGGCGGAACTCGGCGAGCGCCGGCCCACCGACGCGCTGCGCGCGCACTGGTTCGCGCTCCCGCTGCTGCGCGGCCTGGAGGGCGAGGGGCTGGTCGAAGTCCGGCTGGAGGAAGGGGACTTCCATCTCCACGTCGGGACGGTGGAGGGGCCGGTCCACGGCGACGGCCGCGCGCCCCGGGAGCCCGACGCCCGGCTCACGCTCGACGCCGACACGGCGGCGGCCGTCGCGCGCGGGGAACTCGCGGTGCCGGACGCCGTGCGCGCGGGGAGGATCGAGGTCACGGGCGACGGGACGCTGGCGAAGGAACTGCGCGAGGCGTGA
- a CDS encoding VWA domain-containing protein, which produces MIRTQRLAAGVCALLAALTAGLAFPSGAAADEISALAPKVDLVLDVSGSMRTKDIDGGTRMAAAKQAFNEVLDATPEEVQLGIRTLGANYPGNDQKTGCKDTAQLYPVGPLDRTEAKAAVATLSPTGWTPIGPALLKAADDLDGGSGSKRIVLISDGEDTCAPLDPCEVAREIAAKGIGLTIDTLGLVPNTKMRQQLSCIAEATGGTYTSVEHTDELTDKVNQLVDRAADPVVTPVATEGADSCAEAPTLKSGLYTDREEFGQERWYRVDVEPGQELRASVSVSSDRAMNPHYGVLLRAVTVHGREIVRGEASGIGRTDVVSTGLRYPKAESDDDEAAAEAVCLQVTNSYSAAAGVKTTPGMPVELTVDVVDSPSPASDVASFGLGRGWWLLALLVLVGFLAGVVWGWVSRWRVAVWRTN; this is translated from the coding sequence ATGATCAGAACACAACGGCTGGCGGCGGGCGTCTGTGCCCTGCTCGCCGCGCTCACGGCGGGGCTCGCGTTCCCGTCCGGGGCCGCCGCCGACGAGATATCCGCCCTCGCGCCCAAGGTCGACCTGGTTCTCGACGTCAGCGGGTCCATGCGGACCAAGGACATCGACGGCGGGACCCGCATGGCCGCGGCCAAGCAGGCGTTCAACGAGGTGCTGGACGCGACGCCCGAGGAGGTCCAGCTCGGCATCCGCACGCTGGGCGCCAACTACCCCGGCAACGACCAGAAGACGGGCTGCAAGGACACCGCCCAGCTCTACCCGGTGGGCCCGCTGGACCGCACCGAGGCGAAGGCGGCGGTGGCCACCCTGTCGCCGACGGGCTGGACGCCGATCGGCCCGGCCCTGCTGAAGGCGGCCGACGACCTCGACGGCGGCTCCGGCTCCAAGCGGATCGTGCTGATCAGCGACGGCGAGGACACCTGCGCCCCGCTCGACCCGTGCGAGGTGGCCCGCGAGATAGCCGCCAAGGGCATCGGCCTGACCATCGACACCCTCGGCCTGGTGCCCAACACCAAGATGCGGCAGCAGCTCAGTTGCATCGCCGAGGCCACCGGCGGCACCTACACCTCGGTCGAGCACACCGACGAACTCACCGACAAGGTGAACCAGTTGGTGGACCGCGCGGCCGACCCGGTGGTGACCCCGGTCGCCACCGAGGGCGCGGACTCCTGCGCCGAGGCGCCCACCCTGAAGTCCGGGCTCTACACCGACCGTGAGGAGTTCGGCCAGGAGCGCTGGTACCGGGTCGACGTCGAGCCGGGCCAGGAACTGCGCGCCTCGGTCAGCGTGTCGTCGGACCGGGCCATGAACCCCCACTACGGCGTGCTGCTGCGGGCGGTCACCGTGCACGGCCGGGAGATCGTGCGCGGCGAGGCGTCCGGCATCGGCCGTACCGACGTCGTCTCCACCGGTCTGCGCTACCCGAAGGCGGAGAGCGACGACGACGAGGCGGCGGCCGAGGCGGTCTGTCTCCAGGTGACCAACTCCTACTCGGCCGCGGCCGGTGTGAAGACCACGCCGGGCATGCCGGTGGAGCTGACCGTGGACGTGGTCGACTCCCCCTCCCCCGCGTCCGACGTGGCCTCCTTCGGTCTCGGCCGCGGCTGGTGGCTGCTCGCCCTGCTGGTGCTGGTCGGCTTCCTCGCCGGAGTCGTCTGGGGCTGGGTGTCCCGCTGGCGTGTCGCGGTCTGGAGGACCAACTGA
- a CDS encoding IucA/IucC family protein translates to MDRADLSPPSAEAAALAAAPAEDGAADAYAAAPLLNCLLREVAEPLPEHPEGHGRFVYRLPGTGRLLRVRGTRRPADPEVNADGTWHPLGHRALVELTAEELCRRTGLSNDELPTEIIDSRDVVAALLAARARAVPPADPYRRSEQSLVTGHPHHPAPKARGGAPAARWLPYAPEAYARFPLVLLGVREDTVVEEGDTSALDALGTAPPGYRLLPAHPWQLDLTGARLAPALADGRLIRLGTTAFDTWPTAAVRTLYAPERDLFLKFSLDVRITNDIRRLWRHDLLRLRRTDEAVAKAFEAGGGPAAWLSDRGYRTAGFAFEELAVLVRDGLRGHLRPGTTPLLAAGLAEGFDGSPLAATTDPAAWWEAYLAAVVPPVLAAFADHGVVLEAHVQNTLVAVGPDGTPEQALFRDAEGVKLLPEVDRAAGWERLVYCLVVNHLLEIAAALAERHPGLDPWPAVRRELVRHDLPEAHALLTAPTLPGKTNLLLRWTGADGADARYVPLPNPLAGA, encoded by the coding sequence GTGGACCGCGCCGATCTCAGCCCCCCGTCCGCCGAGGCCGCAGCACTCGCGGCGGCTCCCGCAGAGGACGGCGCGGCCGACGCCTACGCGGCCGCGCCCCTGCTCAACTGCCTGCTGCGGGAGGTCGCCGAACCCCTGCCGGAACATCCGGAAGGGCACGGCCGGTTCGTGTACCGGCTCCCCGGCACCGGCCGATTGCTGCGGGTGCGCGGCACCCGGCGCCCCGCCGACCCCGAGGTGAACGCGGACGGCACCTGGCACCCGCTCGGGCATCGCGCCCTGGTCGAGCTGACCGCCGAGGAACTGTGCCGCCGCACCGGCCTGTCCAACGACGAACTGCCCACCGAGATCATCGACAGCAGGGACGTGGTCGCCGCCCTGCTCGCCGCACGCGCGCGTGCCGTCCCGCCCGCCGACCCGTACCGGCGCTCCGAGCAGTCCCTGGTCACCGGCCACCCCCACCACCCCGCCCCCAAGGCGCGCGGCGGCGCCCCGGCCGCCCGCTGGCTGCCGTACGCGCCGGAGGCGTACGCCCGCTTCCCGCTGGTGCTGCTGGGGGTGCGCGAGGACACGGTCGTCGAGGAGGGCGACACGTCCGCCCTGGACGCGCTCGGCACGGCACCGCCCGGCTACCGGCTGCTGCCCGCCCACCCCTGGCAGCTCGACCTGACGGGCGCCCGGCTGGCCCCCGCCCTCGCCGACGGTCGGCTGATCCGGCTCGGCACCACCGCCTTCGACACCTGGCCGACCGCCGCCGTCCGCACGCTGTACGCGCCCGAGCGGGACCTGTTCCTGAAGTTCAGCCTCGACGTGCGCATCACCAACGACATCCGCAGGCTGTGGCGGCACGACCTGCTGCGGCTGCGCCGTACCGACGAGGCCGTCGCGAAGGCGTTCGAGGCGGGCGGCGGTCCCGCGGCCTGGCTGAGCGACCGCGGCTACCGCACCGCCGGATTCGCCTTCGAGGAGCTGGCCGTCCTGGTCCGCGACGGACTGCGGGGCCACCTCCGCCCCGGCACGACCCCGCTGCTCGCCGCCGGGCTCGCGGAGGGCTTCGACGGCAGCCCGCTCGCCGCGACGACGGACCCGGCCGCCTGGTGGGAGGCGTACCTGGCCGCCGTCGTCCCGCCGGTGCTCGCGGCCTTCGCCGACCACGGTGTCGTCCTGGAGGCCCATGTCCAGAACACGCTGGTCGCCGTCGGCCCGGACGGTACGCCGGAGCAGGCGCTGTTCCGGGACGCCGAGGGCGTGAAGCTGCTGCCGGAGGTGGACCGCGCCGCGGGCTGGGAGCGGCTGGTGTACTGCCTGGTCGTCAACCACCTCCTGGAGATCGCCGCCGCTCTCGCCGAACGGCACCCCGGGCTCGACCCCTGGCCGGCCGTCCGCCGCGAGCTGGTCCGTCACGACCTGCCCGAGGCGCACGCCCTGCTCACCGCGCCCACCCTGCCCGGCAAGACGAACCTGCTGCTGCGCTGGACCGGCGCGGACGGGGCGGACGCGCGCTATGTGCCACTGCCGAATCCGCTGGCCGGTGCATGA